GAGTAATTTAGATAATAAATAGATGACAAAATGAgtaatttagataaaaacAAGTAGTTTAGATGATAAAATAGATGCTAGAATAAATAGTTTAGATGATAAAATAGATGCTAGAATAAATAGTTTAGACaataaaatagataaaaataattttagtggGTATGAGCTTTGGCGATGAgtattttttgtatttgCACGAGCCAGATATGTTCACTTTGTATGACAAGTGGCGGGCCTGGCTGGATAATATAAATCACGTTTCCGACACTCTTGAACGATttttaaccaaatttaaaaaattacaaaaatcCACAAACCACCCGAACATAATCTCACAATCTCTCacattttaacactttttattcattttttattttttatttattttttataattttaacattattttttattcattttttataagtataataattttataaatttgataatttaataatgtcACGGAAGAATTCAAAGGTATCTGCGAAAAGGCGTATGAATGTAATAAAAACGGAGTACATGATAAATAACAGGAAAAAAGAGCAAAGAAGAGAGGTAAAAAAACTGCAAAACCACGTTAAAGCACAGGTTTCCCCCAAAAACTTAATCCATTACTTTAGCTCCTCAAACTTTCAATCTCCCACAATCAAaaggtttaaaattattattctatataaagaaaattatttgatataaagaaaattatttgatataaagaaaattatttgaaaaattatataatttgttttacAGGACGGCCTGGGTGAGATTGAGATGGCGGGGTCGAAATTGAAGAATCCAGGCGTTAATTTTTCCAGGTCGGTCGACTCCTCAAGACCACTCAGGGCCAGAGATAAAAAAATCCTACAAGCCACTCTCAAACGTAAACGCAAACTACAACTCAATCAACTCAACTAACACATAATTAACTgaattaacacaattaacaCATAACTAAGTgaattaacacaattaacaCACATAACTAAGTGAATTAACTGAGTTAACACAATTAAAAGAATTAAGGGATAATATGTTAAGTGTGTGTGGTTTGAGATTAGGTTTTAAAGTTGTATCCGTTGAGTTTGAGTAGTTTTTTAAAGTGTGTGAGGTTGTCGAGTTTCGGGCTTTTGAGGTTAATCTTCCCTGTCCCCGTGCAGTAGTGCGTGATGATGTTCCGGTCCAGCGAAATCGACACAATCTGGACCTTACTGCAACGACACAAATTCTCCAACTCACTCTCCGACGTCTCCGATCTCAAACCCCAAAGACTCATCAACACATTCTCCACCCTGTCCACCCTGTCCACACTCTTTACAGTATTTATAGAGTTTACACTGTTTACACTGTTTACAGAGTTAAGAGTGTTAAGAGAGTTAGAGTTACGTTTAGTTGGGAGTTCCGCGTAATCAGAACTGAGATCCCTAGAGTTAATATCCCTAGAGTTAAGATCCCTAGAGTTAAGATCCCTAGAGTTAAGATGGGTGGAACTGAGATCCCTAGAGTTAATATGAGAATGGTGGCGAGTTCTTTTATTGTAATCTTTGGCTCCGAAGATGTCCTCGTGGGTAGTGTTCCTCATCCGATTTTCATTCCTCAGTATCGAATTTGACCTAAATATCCTCTCAACACTCTTTTTCACACTGTTTTCCTCATTTTCACCCTCAAGCTTATTACAGGCGGTAGACACTTTAGTTAGGACAGAGGTTCTAGAGTTAGTTGAGTTACTGAGAGTGGAATTAGTTGGTGACTCAGTAGTTAGTGATTGATTGGAATAATTCATTTTGGAGTAAAATTTCCGATTCTTAGCACTTGCAAAGTCTCTCATACAACGATCTGAAGATAACCCAGCGGGCCTCAAAAAGTCATTTCCAACCACAAATCTATTCACACccacattatttacattatttacagtattatttactgtattattcacattatttacagtgttatTAAGGGTGTTAGGAGTGGTATTAGCAGTGTTAGGAGtgttatttacactatttagagcattatttacagtgttaaGAGTGTGAAAAGATGTTTTGGCGGATTTGAAGTTTTCCGATTCCCCGTTCCTTCTGGTATTTTCATCCTTTAAGTTATATTCTTCAATTTCCCTCAGATTTTTTACAGAATTTAAATCATCAGAATTTACATCTGATAAGTTAGAGTTTACATATGATAAGTTATAGTTTAATTCGGATGGCACGGAATTTGGTTCTGATAAGTTAGAGTTTACATCTGACAAGTTAGAGTTTAATTCTGATGGTACGGAATTTAGATGAGATGTTACGGAATTTACATGTGGTTCCGTTGTTTCTTGTGATTGTTTTTTCATTCCTTAgatttatgtaaatttaataatatttgacaataaatttattaaatattaaattcggtgataaaatttaatttgagGAATGTGTAATTCCACTCATTTGGGGCCTTCACACCAGATTTACATAATTCTTCCACAAACTTAGTATCATTTTAGTAATTCACAAATGCCCTTTATAGgaaaaattttacttttggcttaatttaccaaatttttacattaattaataaaaaaatatttttaacaattttgttatggaatcaaatatttactatggaattaagaatttaaattttggaattagattttaaattgttgaattaaaatttttactgTGGAATTAGATTTTAAATGTCAATTCGTCCGGAGCATTCCGCTCCGCCAGAAATTGTAACccttaaaaaattaagttaataatttttagtattacAGTGCTGAAGAATCCAGGAAATACAACACCAACTCTCACATACTAAAAATCCAAACTCAAATGTCCGAACGAGCTCTCGAAATGCTTCTACTACCCGAAGTAACAAATTCTACTCATTAACTGAGTTATATAATGTTGTAGGATGAGATGGGATTGGTGTTGGATATAGGCTGTGGTACGGGGATTAGTGGTAATGTAATCTCCAACTCTAATCATTTCTGGATCGGCCTCGACATCAGCCAACATATGCTACGTACTTTCAAcatctacacattcttacacattcttacacattctacacattcttacacattttacacacttacacacactaatagtattttacacattcttacacatcttacacatttacacatttacacattactgtgtcttatttacacactttcgtgtcttatttacacatttcttacacacttaatttagtattttacacattttacacattaactatactattttacacactaattacacatttacattAACTCTGTGAATATTAGATGAGAGTTTGTTGAATGAGATTGAGGGTGATGTGGTGTTGTGTGACATTGGTGAGCCGATGAACTTTTTACCGAACATGTTCGACGGTTGTATTAGTATCAGCGTACTCCAGTGGCTTTTCATCTCCAATCATAAATCACAAGAACCCTATCACAGATTATCATCCTTCTTCAAGTCTCTTAACACTATAATTCTTTATTTACTCTTGTATAttactaatagtatttCAGATGGTTGTATAAGAGTTTAGCGTATAATGCTAGGGCGTGTTTGCAGTTTTATCCGGAGAATGTGGAACAGGTTGACATGTTACTTGATATCGTAAAAAAGTGTAATTTCAACGGAGGTCTTGTGGTGGATAATCCCAACTCAGTCAAGGCCaaaaagtaaataattgtgtttaCCAATGTATCTTAGGTATTACCTGTGTATTTGGTCttataatagtaatatttacCATAAACTGCCCAATCCAATTGAACAAAACGGTGATCACGAAGAAGTTGAGTTTGATGAGGTTGAATCCTGTGTGATGAAAAAAcgtaaaaataaattaacgTACAAGGAcagaataattaaaaagaAACAACAACAACGaaataaagtaattttacTCAGATAAACTTCTTAACATTGTACTCAGATAAACTTCTTAACATTATACTCAGATTACAcatattaacactattgtGCTCAGTTACATACTGTAAATATTGTTAGGGGATGAAAACAAGGCCTGATACTAAATACACTGGAAGAAAGAGACCTCACGCcttttaatatactatacataatgTACTATACCAATATACTTATTActatcttattactatcttattactatcttattactatcttattactatcttattactatcttattactatCTTATTAGTATCACATATCACTAACTGAGTATTAGATTAGATTAGGTCACCTGTCTGGATACAGAGTAACAGGTCTCTCCTTAGGTCTTTGGGGAATAGGTCTCTGAGGTTCTTATTAGTTCCCCAGTCTTATTTATTAGCTACAGTCTTAGTTTCTTCACTAACTAGTTaactatttattaactatcTATCACACACTCCTTGGTATTATATTAACTCATTAGTCTGAATACAGAGTAACAGGTCTTTACGTAGATCCCTGGTGAACAGTGATGCTATATTGTGATTACAGATTTTAGAAGCTCTTTTAGTCCAGTAGCAGAAAGCGTTCCACTTAGTCATTCCTGTAGTAGG
The Theileria parva strain Muguga chromosome 3 map unlocalized ctg_530, whole genome shotgun sequence DNA segment above includes these coding regions:
- the Wbscr22 gene encoding Ribosome biogenesis methyltransferase WBSCR22, producing the protein MSIRPEHSAPPEIYYSAEESRKYNTNSHILKIQTQMSERALEMLLLPEDEMGLVLDIGCGTGISGNVISNSNHFWIGLDISQHMLHESLLNEIEGDVVLCDIGEPMNFLPNMFDGCISISVLQWLFISNHKSQEPYHRLSSFFKWLYKSLAYNARACLQFYPENVEQVDMLLDIVKKCNFNGGLVVDNPNSVKAKKYYLCIWSYNSNIYHKLPNPIEQNGDHEEVEFDEVESCVMKKRKNKLTYKDRIIKKKQQQRNKGMKTRPDTKYTGRKRPHAF